The following proteins are encoded in a genomic region of Bosea beijingensis:
- a CDS encoding 4-(cytidine 5'-diphospho)-2-C-methyl-D-erythritol kinase: MALPLTTRARAKVNLDLRVLGRRADGYHELESLVAFAGGGDTLSLDPGAPLSLTLAGPRSEGLMADDHNLVLRAARSLAAARPGLRLGRFHLVKRLPVASGIGGGSADAAAALRLLARLNGIAASDPILLEVAAGIGADVPVCLDSRARLMAGIGEKLGPVLKLPPLFAVLVNPGVGVETVAVFRALGLEAGEMVCEARAQNLAAPTSRAELLGYLEGTGNDLAAPAQRVAPVIDEVVERLVALPDCRLARMSGSGATCFALFDDCVASAAAAKALRRERPHWWVTPTLLR, from the coding sequence GTGGCTCTGCCGCTGACCACGCGCGCCCGCGCCAAGGTCAATCTCGACCTGCGGGTGCTCGGTCGGCGCGCGGACGGCTATCACGAGCTTGAAAGTCTCGTTGCCTTCGCTGGGGGGGGCGACACGCTGTCGCTCGATCCCGGTGCGCCGCTATCCCTCACACTCGCCGGCCCCCGATCCGAAGGCCTGATGGCCGATGACCACAATCTCGTCCTGCGCGCCGCCCGCTCGCTTGCGGCGGCCCGTCCCGGCCTGAGGCTGGGGCGTTTCCATCTCGTCAAGCGCTTGCCGGTCGCCTCCGGAATCGGCGGTGGCTCGGCCGATGCTGCTGCGGCGCTGCGCCTGCTCGCGCGCCTGAACGGCATCGCTGCGAGCGATCCGATCCTGTTGGAGGTCGCAGCCGGGATCGGTGCCGATGTGCCGGTCTGCCTCGATTCGCGGGCGCGACTGATGGCTGGTATCGGCGAAAAACTCGGCCCGGTGCTCAAGCTGCCGCCGCTCTTCGCGGTGCTGGTCAATCCGGGCGTAGGTGTCGAGACGGTCGCGGTGTTCCGGGCGCTCGGTCTCGAGGCTGGCGAGATGGTGTGTGAAGCGCGCGCGCAGAACCTTGCGGCGCCGACATCGCGGGCGGAGCTGCTGGGCTATCTGGAAGGCACCGGCAACGATCTCGCGGCGCCAGCGCAGCGTGTCGCGCCGGTGATCGATGAGGTTGTGGAACGGCTTGTGGCGTTGCCGGATTGCCGGCTCGCGCGGATGTCGGGCTCCGGCGCCACCTGTTTCGCGCTGTTCGACGATTGTGTTGCCAGTGCTGCAGCGGCCAAGGCGTTGCGGCGCGAACGACCGCACTGGTGGGTGACGCCGACGCTGCTGCGCTGA
- a CDS encoding NUDIX domain-containing protein, whose amino-acid sequence MTVREDAIQRQDGSQGIYGVVEKTDFTAIVPIEPDGSIHLVEQYRYPVGGRFWEIPQGSWEQTPDADPLAVARGELREETGLQASEMVKLGYLFEGYGYSNQGCHVFLARGLTQRDRDLDHEEQGLVCRRFPASDVLAMIESGQIRDAITVAAIGLLAMKGLLPQAGNSAP is encoded by the coding sequence ATGACCGTCCGCGAGGACGCTATCCAGCGGCAGGACGGCTCTCAGGGCATCTACGGCGTCGTCGAAAAGACTGATTTCACGGCGATCGTCCCGATCGAGCCGGACGGCAGCATCCATCTCGTCGAGCAATACCGCTACCCCGTCGGAGGCCGCTTCTGGGAGATCCCGCAGGGATCATGGGAGCAGACGCCGGACGCCGATCCCTTGGCCGTTGCCCGGGGCGAGCTGCGCGAGGAAACAGGCCTTCAGGCCAGCGAGATGGTGAAGCTCGGCTACCTCTTCGAAGGCTATGGCTATTCCAACCAGGGATGCCACGTCTTTCTGGCCAGAGGGCTGACTCAACGGGACCGTGATCTCGACCATGAGGAGCAGGGTCTGGTCTGTCGCCGCTTTCCGGCCAGCGACGTGCTGGCCATGATCGAGAGCGGCCAGATCCGGGACGCCATCACCGTGGCAGCCATCGGATTGCTGGCAATGAAAGGCCTGCTGCCGCAAGCCGGCAATTCCGCGCCCTGA
- a CDS encoding polyprenyl synthetase family protein: MARVNAMILSRTGSDVTMIPEVANHLISSGGKRLRPMLTLAMADLCGYAGEGHVKLAASVEFMHTATLLHDDVVDESDMRRGKLAARMLWGNEASVLVGDFLLGQAFKMMVEVGSLRALDILSTAASVIAEGEVLQLSVAKNTETTEDEYLSVIRGKTAELFAAACEVGPVIAGSTKADAAACRSYGLNLGIAFQLIDDALDYGGVAAKLGKNTGDDFREGKITLPVVLSFRRGDEAERAFWKRTLQDGEIRDGDLEEAQAIMRRHKALDDTIARAEHYARMAKDALGLFPASPMKQALNAAVDFCVARAH; this comes from the coding sequence ATGGCGCGGGTCAACGCGATGATCCTGTCGCGCACCGGCTCGGACGTGACGATGATCCCGGAGGTGGCCAACCACCTGATCTCGTCCGGCGGCAAGCGGCTGCGGCCGATGCTGACGCTCGCGATGGCCGATCTCTGCGGCTATGCCGGCGAAGGCCATGTGAAGCTCGCGGCCTCCGTCGAGTTCATGCACACCGCCACGCTGCTGCATGACGACGTCGTCGACGAGAGCGACATGCGCCGCGGCAAGCTCGCGGCCCGCATGCTCTGGGGCAACGAGGCGAGCGTGCTGGTCGGCGACTTCCTGCTCGGCCAGGCCTTCAAGATGATGGTCGAGGTCGGCTCGCTGCGCGCGCTCGACATCCTGTCGACGGCCGCTTCCGTGATCGCCGAGGGCGAGGTGCTGCAGCTCTCGGTCGCCAAGAACACGGAGACGACCGAGGACGAGTATCTCTCGGTGATCCGCGGCAAGACCGCCGAGCTCTTCGCCGCCGCCTGCGAGGTCGGGCCGGTGATCGCGGGCTCCACCAAGGCCGATGCCGCCGCCTGCCGCAGCTACGGCCTCAATCTCGGCATCGCCTTCCAGCTCATCGACGACGCGCTCGACTATGGCGGCGTCGCGGCCAAGCTCGGCAAGAACACCGGCGATGATTTTCGCGAGGGCAAGATCACCCTGCCGGTCGTGCTCTCGTTCCGCCGTGGCGACGAGGCCGAGCGCGCCTTCTGGAAGCGCACGCTGCAGGACGGCGAGATCCGCGACGGCGACCTCGAAGAGGCGCAGGCGATCATGCGCAGGCACAAGGCGCTCGACGACACGATCGCCCGCGCCGAGCATTATGCGCGGATGGCGAAAGATGCGCTCGGGCTGTTCCCGGCCTCGCCGATGAAGCAGGCGCTCAACGCCGCTGTCGATTTCTGCGTCGCGCGGGCGCATTGA
- a CDS encoding DUF2007 domain-containing protein produces MHELMRTNDLVLLGAVEALLASANLDCLIADQHMSSLEGMIGAFPRRLLVREADRKRARALLIEAGYGAELRDE; encoded by the coding sequence ATGCACGAACTCATGCGCACCAACGATCTCGTCCTGCTCGGCGCCGTCGAGGCGCTGCTCGCTTCCGCCAATCTCGACTGCCTGATCGCCGACCAGCATATGAGCTCGCTGGAGGGCATGATCGGCGCCTTTCCGCGCCGCCTGCTGGTCCGCGAGGCCGATCGCAAGCGCGCCCGCGCCCTGCTGATCGAGGCCGGCTACGGTGCAGAACTGCGCGATGAGTGA
- a CDS encoding tRNA1(Val) (adenine(37)-N6)-methyltransferase: MSESESDSGLGEIVEDRLLDGRLRLLQPRKGHRAGSDAILLAAALPELRQGALLDIGAGVGTVGLASALLQPALRVTLLERDPELADLAARNAGLNEMADRVAVIAGDVTAQAGILAGLGLAPASFDAVAMNPPFYPPGGSRASPVPNRKAAHVAEGSLDAWLRTARRLLRPGGHLALIHRVEALPEVLAGLETGFGAVAVRPVHAFSDRPAIRIIVTAILNSRKPAALLPAFVINGPDGKLTPASDAVHRGRGRLGPDYQ; the protein is encoded by the coding sequence ATGAGTGAGAGTGAGTCGGATTCAGGGCTGGGCGAGATCGTCGAGGATCGCCTGCTCGACGGGCGGCTGCGATTGCTCCAGCCGCGCAAGGGCCATCGCGCCGGCAGCGACGCTATCCTGCTGGCCGCGGCTCTGCCGGAATTGAGGCAGGGTGCCTTGCTCGATATTGGGGCCGGCGTCGGCACGGTCGGCCTGGCGTCTGCGCTTTTGCAGCCGGCACTTCGCGTCACGCTGCTGGAGCGCGACCCGGAGCTTGCCGACCTGGCCGCGCGCAATGCCGGGCTCAATGAAATGGCGGATCGCGTGGCGGTTATCGCCGGGGACGTCACGGCGCAGGCCGGGATACTCGCCGGATTGGGCCTCGCGCCCGCTTCCTTCGATGCGGTCGCGATGAATCCGCCCTTCTACCCGCCCGGCGGGAGCAGAGCTTCTCCGGTGCCGAATCGCAAGGCGGCCCATGTAGCCGAGGGCAGCCTCGACGCCTGGCTGCGGACGGCCCGGCGCCTGTTGCGGCCGGGCGGCCATCTCGCGCTGATCCATCGGGTCGAGGCCTTGCCTGAGGTTCTGGCCGGTCTCGAAACCGGCTTCGGCGCCGTCGCGGTCCGGCCGGTTCATGCCTTTTCGGACAGGCCGGCGATCCGCATCATCGTCACAGCCATCCTCAACAGCAGAAAGCCGGCAGCTTTGCTGCCGGCTTTCGTGATCAATGGCCCCGACGGCAAGCTGACACCCGCAAGCGATGCGGTGCATCGCGGCCGCGGGCGCCTTGGTCCGGATTACCAGTAA
- a CDS encoding glycine--tRNA ligase subunit alpha yields MDPTRSFQGLLLTLQRFWAERGCVVLQPYDMEVGAGTSHPGTMLRSLGPKPWRAAYVQPSRRPKDGRYGENPNRLQHYYQFQVILKPNPPNLQELYLQSLEAIGIDMLLHDIRFVEDDWENPTLGAWGLGWECWCDGMEVSQFTYFQQVAGIECAPVSGELTYGLERLACYLQNVESIMELNFNGLEGDEKVTYRDVFLQAEQEYSRYNFEHADTDALFRRFAEAEAECRALLQKGEAGERHLMVQPAYDQCLKAGHTFNLLDARGVISVTERQSYILRVRELAKACGAAWLKTAGGGAN; encoded by the coding sequence ATGGACCCGACCCGCTCCTTCCAGGGGCTGCTGCTGACGCTGCAGCGCTTCTGGGCCGAGCGAGGTTGCGTGGTGCTGCAGCCCTACGACATGGAGGTCGGCGCCGGCACTTCTCACCCCGGCACGATGCTGCGTTCGCTCGGGCCGAAGCCGTGGCGGGCGGCCTATGTCCAGCCCTCGCGCCGGCCCAAGGACGGCCGCTATGGCGAGAACCCCAACCGGCTGCAGCATTATTACCAGTTCCAGGTCATCCTGAAGCCGAACCCGCCGAACCTGCAGGAGCTCTATCTCCAGTCGCTCGAAGCGATCGGCATCGACATGCTCCTGCACGATATCCGCTTCGTCGAGGATGACTGGGAGAACCCGACGCTGGGCGCCTGGGGCCTCGGCTGGGAATGCTGGTGCGACGGCATGGAAGTCAGCCAGTTCACCTATTTCCAGCAGGTGGCCGGCATCGAATGTGCGCCGGTTTCCGGCGAACTGACCTACGGCCTCGAACGCCTCGCCTGCTATCTGCAGAATGTCGAGAGCATCATGGAGCTCAACTTCAACGGGCTCGAAGGCGACGAGAAGGTCACCTATCGCGATGTCTTCCTGCAGGCCGAGCAGGAATACTCCCGCTATAATTTCGAGCATGCCGATACCGATGCCCTGTTCCGGCGCTTCGCCGAGGCGGAGGCCGAATGCCGCGCCCTCCTGCAAAAGGGCGAGGCGGGTGAGCGCCATCTCATGGTGCAGCCGGCTTACGACCAGTGCCTCAAGGCCGGCCATACCTTCAACCTGCTCGATGCGCGCGGCGTGATCTCGGTCACCGAGCGGCAGAGCTACATCCTGCGCGTGCGCGAGCTCGCCAAGGCCTGCGGCGCGGCCTGGCTGAAGACCGCCGGCGGGGGAGCTAACTGA